Genomic DNA from Planktomarina temperata RCA23:
ACGCCGGTGGATATTTTCACCCTCAAGGCCCGTTTCGGGCCGGGACAATTACAGCAGGTCAGCAAGCTCGATGGATGGGGCGAAAAATCCGCGCAAAAACTCTTTGAGGGCATTGACGCGAAGCGCCGCATTGAGCTGCACCGTTTGATTTTCGCCCTTGGGATACGGCATGTGGGCGAAGGTGCGGCCAAGCTTTTGGCCAATCGTTTCGTCACTTGGGAGGCCTTCAGCGAAGCCATGCGGAACGCCGTGGCCGGCAGTGCAGCGGCGGAAGCCTTGGTGGATATCGATGGGGTGGGCGCGGTTATGGCCCAATCAGTGGTTGAACCGTTTCAAAATCCCGCGCGTTTTGCCGCCTTGCAGGTGTTGCTTGAGCAACTCGAGGTCATTCCGGCGCCGCAGATTGACAGCTCAAGCAGCCCAGTTGCAGGCAAGACAGTTGTTTTTACAGGCACCTTGACACAGATGACCCGAGCAGAGGCAAAGGCCCGTGCGGAAACGCTTGGTGCGAAAGTCTCCGGCTCTGTCAGTGCCAAGACAGATATTCTAGTGGCTGGCCCCGGCGCTGGATCAAAGGCGAAAAAGGCGGCAGAATTGGGAATTGAGACCCTTGATGAAGAGGGCTGGATCGCATTGATTGAAGGGCTATGAGCACGCGCCCCGAAATTCTTTTCCCGCTTTTTGCGGAGCTCAGCACATTGGCTGGTGTGGGCGAGAAAAGCGCCAAGGCCTTTTCTGGACTGAAAATCACCAAGCCACGCGATGTGATTTTTACCCTGCCTCATTCGGTGGTTGATCGGCGGGTGGTGCAAAGCGTGCAAGGTTTGGCGGCGCCTCAAACGCTGAGTGTGCTCGTGCGGGTGGTTAAACATATTCCGGCCCGGGTCCGTGGCAAGCCTTATCGGATCATCGTTGAGGATGCGCAAAGCACGATTGAGTTGATCTTTTTCCACGCGCGAGGGGACTATCTCGAGCTTATCTTGCCTCTGGGTGAGGAGCGATTGATTTCTGGCAAGCTCGAGGTGTTTGATCACCGCGCCCAAATGGTGCATCCCGATTATATTCTGACACCTGAGGCACAAGACGAGCTGCCCCAATTCGAGCCAGTCTATCCGCTCACCGCCGGGGTGTCGGGCAAACTCATGGCCAAAGCTGTGCGTTCGGCCATGGACAAGCTGCCGGATTTGCCCGAATGGATCGAGCCGTCTGTTCTGCGTGACAATGGCTGGCCCGATCTTACGACCGCCGTGCGCGAAGCTCATGCGCCCAAAGGCGCAGCGGATGTGGCCGCCCATAGCCCGGCACGGGCGCGCTTGGCCTATGACGAATTTTTGGCCCATCAGCTGACCAAGGCGATTGCGCGGGCGCAAGCGCGTGTTAAGACCGGGCGGATCACCGCCGGTACGGGTCAATTGCAGAGCAAGGTTTTGGAGCAACTGCCCTATGCCCCCACAGGAGCGCAGCGCCAAGCAATTTCTGAGATTGGGGCGGATATGGCCAGCCCCCGGCGCATGAACCGGCTGCTACAAGGTGACGTCGGGGCCGGGAAAACCTTGGTGGGATTCATCGCTTTGTTGCAGGCGGTGGAAAGCGGCGGGCAGGGGGTCTTGATGGCGCCGACAGAGATTTTGGCCCGCCAACACTTAGAAGGGTTACGTCCTTTGGCTGATCGTGCTGGGGTGCGGGTTGATATGCTCACCGGGCGGGACAAAAGCAGCGCACGTCGTCAAAAGCTCGAGGATTTGACCAGTGGCGCAATTGATATCCTTGTCGGCACGCATGCCGTGTTTCAAGAGCAGGTTGCCTTCAAAGATCTTCGCTTGTCGATCATTGATGAGCAGCACCGCTTTGGGGTGCAGCAACGCCTGGCATTGGGCGCGAAGGGAACTAAGGTAGATGTGCTCGTGATGAGTGCCACGCCAATCCCCCGATCTTTGGAGCTCGCGCAATATGGCGATATGGATGTCTCGACACTTTATGAAAAGCCGCCCGGGCGCAAACCCATCACCACGGCCGCGGTTCCGCTGTCGCGTTTGGCCGATGTGATTTCTAAATTAAAGGCCGCCATTGCTTCGGGCCGCCAAGCCTATTGGGTGTGCCCATTGGTCGAAGAGAGTGAAACCATTGATTTAACCGCCGCAGAAGAGCGGTTCAAAACCCTGCGCGCGGCCCTGGGTGATGGGGCTGTCGGCTTGGTGCACGGTCAATTGCCACCCTCAGAGAAGGATGCCGCAATGGCGGATTTCGTGGCGGGGAAGACAAAGGTATTGGTCGCCACCACGGTGATTGAGGTGGGGGTCGATGTGCCCAATGCGACGATCATGGTCATCGAGCGTGCGGAAAATTTTGGACTGGCACAGCTGCATCAATTGCGCGGACGCGTGGGGCGCGGTGAGGCCGCCTCGACCTGTTTGTTGATGTATCAAGCTCCGTTGAGCAAATCTGCCGAGCGGCGGCTGGGCATTATGCGAGATACCGAGGACGGGTTCCGTATTGCTGAGGAAGATCTGAAGATGCGCGGGGCTGGGGATGTGATTGGCACCGCACAATCGGGCCTGCCGCGATTTAAGGTCGCCAATTTGGAACACCAGAGCGCATTGATGGCCACAGCACATCAAGACGCGCGAATGCTGCTGCAAAGCGATCCGGCCCTTACGAGCAGTCGCGGCAAAGCGGCGCGTATCCTGCTTTGGCTGATGGAACAGGATCAGGCCGTTCATTTAATATCAGTAGGTTAAATATTATGTTCGCAAATGTTCCGTAAAAGTTCTTTACATGCATGCAGTCCTGTGAGAACAAAGTGGCAACAATAAATAAATGGGAGCAGAATATGGACAACTTTTTCTCAAACGCCCGTAAATCAAATGCCGAGGAAGCGCGCCGCTTGGAAACCAAAGAGGCGATCAAGGATGCGATTGGTGCATTCGCAATCATCGCGATGCTTTATATCGGTCTGTTTATCCCGAGCCTCTAGCCGAGGGCACAGATGCAATGCGCCTCTTGAATAAGGTGGAAGCGTGACGTGTTAAAGGCAGAGCAGAGGTTTTTTGTTCTTCTTGTGACGCGCGATCAGCTGCCGCTGCTGGCGATTTTCGGGGCAAAGCGCGGCCAAGCGGTGCTGGCTTGGTGCGGTCATCAGTTCTGGAAATATAGCAAACAGCTCGGCGCGGGCGGCTGAGGAGATGGATTTCAGGGCCTCCGGGCCGGTATGCAGGCTCTCGCAGGGCGCACCATTGGCAAATATCACCTCATGTTGATCAAATAAGAGGTGGATATATGTCACTTCGGTGCAATCTGTGTCGATATGAATTCCCGGCAAATCTGTGAGCTTTACCGCGGCAATCAAGCTGTCCTGCGTGCCAAACATGCGCTGATTGATGGGCGATGACACCAAAACCCGATGTTGGCGGGAAAGGCGTAGGGGCTCACGAGGCAGACCCTGGCCTAAGGCACCGATGGAAATTTCGATGGGTCTAAATCTGTCTTTGGGGAAATAGGGTGCGAGTTTTACCGATCTTCTCCCGATCCAACGGATGGTTTGTGGACCGTGGTGCCGGGTGCGCACAAGATCGCCCACACAGAGCGTTTCTACGCGCCTTGCACCGGCCGGGGTGTCAATCCAAGTTCCCGCAGTAAAACAGGGCGTAGTTTGCTGCGCGATCTGCGCATAGGGCATAGGATCGCCCAAAGAGAAGTTCGAAAGGCTGTAGGTCACCCCATCCGTTAGATCTTGCGTGAAAAGCAAGTAGCCCTCCACTTGAGACGACGCGAGCATGCGCCAAACCTTGAAGCTCGTTCCGTCCGAGCCAGTGACCGTCCAAGACCCACCTACTCTTGCGTTGCTATTGTGGATGATACCATTCAGCGATTTTAGCAGCTCTAAGCTGGTATCCGTAATTGTCAGCTGTGCATCACTATCGGTAAACACGAGGGTTTCGATTTGCGTATTGGCCTCGTCATAGGTGAACGATCCTGTGTTTCCCCAAGTGAATCCACCCCCCAAAACATTGGGTGCAGTGCCATCGATTGCGTGCAGAGTATGATCAGGCATTATGACTGCGCTTTATGTTATAAAGATAATTAATCAAAAAATTGATTAAATTTGCAGTCAATGTGTCTTCAACTGGTTAATTCTGCGTTAACAATATATCGGATTATGCTGAATTTTGTGCAGCGATGCTGGCGCAAGCCTCGGCTGTGGCGTCGAGCGATAAAAGAATGCTTGCGTGTCGGTTCTTATACTCAGAAGCGGGCGCGAGCACCTCAAAACCGTCAAACGGTGGGCCGGGCGGTGGCCCTCCGGATTTAAGCATCGCAGCCAGCTCATCGCGCGCGCGCACCACCTCTTCAGCGGAGCGGCCAATGATGTTTTGCGCCGCTACACTTGCCGCCGCTTGGCCAAGGGCGCAGGCTTTCACATTTTGCGCAAATTCAGTAATTTTGCCATTTTGCATAATGACATCAACCGTCACCTTCGATCCACAAAGCGGCGAGCGTTTCATGGCGCTGGCGTCTGGATTGTCCAGACTGCCCACATGCGGCATCTGCGCTGCGAGGGCGAGAATGCGTGTGGAATAAAGTTTGATCAACTCAATTTGTTCAGTCATTGTTTGGACATTCCCCGTTGCACCCAATAGATAAGCCGCAGAAGTGAAATGCAAGAGGAGGTCTGACATGTTCGACCCGCAAACGTTAAAATATGATGCCAACGGACTGTTGCCGGTGATTGCTCAATGCGCTGAGACGCATGAAGTTTTAATGTTGGCTTGGATGAATGCGGAAGCGGTGACCGAAACCTTGCGCAGCCGCAGCGTGACCTATTGGTCCCGGTCACGGCAGAGTTTTTGGGTGAAAGGGGCAACCAGCGGACACCGGCAGACATTGGTCGATCTGCGGTACGATTGCGATCAAGATTGCCTTTTGGCGATCGTGATGCAGGAAGGACCGGCCTGCCACACCAATCGCCGCAGCTGCTTTTATACGTCGGTTATCATGGGTGATACGCGTGAATTAAGTCAGCCAATTGTCTGAAATATATTACAATAAGATCATGAATTGGAGCGTGTCGGCAGCCCGACCATCGCGCGGATATCGTCAGGACTCGCCCCTTCGCTTCGGAATTTTGCAATGGCTTTGGCGTCATCTCGCTTGGCGAGGCGCTTACCGTTGGAATCTCGAATGAGGGCGTGGTGATGGTAGATCGGCTTTGCGTAGCCCAGGAGGTGTTGCAATAAGGCATGAATGGGTGTGGCGCTCAGCAGATCGGCACCCCGCACCACATGGGTGATGTCTTGCGCCGCATCATCCACCACGACCGCAAGATGATATGCTGCGGCACCATCACTGCGGGCCAATACAGCATCTCCAATATTATCAATAAAATGATCGACATTATTAATGTGATCAATTGGTGTTATGAGGTCATCTGAAAGCTCTTGAAACGCGATCTTAGAGCAGCCCGCCAGCGCAGCCGCCATATCCAGCCGCCGCGCCTGCCCAGCAAGGAGATGGCCGGCTATATGTGGACGACAGGTCCCAGGATAGACCAGCCCATCGGGTCCCCAATTGGGCGGTGTACCTTCTTGGGGTGCTGACGCAGCCTGTGCAATATCGCGGCGGCTGCATTTACATCCATAGATCAGCCCGCGCCCTAAAAGTGCTGTGAGAGCCGCCTCATAGGCCGCGCTGCGTGTGGCTTGGCGCAATACAGGCCCGTCCCAGGTCAGGCCGAGCCAGGCCAAGTCATCAAAGATCTGCGCCTCCCATTCAGGCCGCGCGCGGCTTTGATCAAGATCTTCAATCCTAAGCAAAAACATGCCGCCCTGGCGGCGGGCGAAATCATGAGCCGTGATGGCGGAATAGGCATGTCCAAGATGCAGCGGGCCCGTGGGAGAGGGGGCAAAGCGTGTGCGGATCACAGGCGCCTCAAGATCAGAACATCCGAGCCCATTGGGGGCTCTCGCAGGTGCAAGCCATTTTCTCGATACATCAGCTCGACGCGACCTTGGTTAATCTCAGTCGTCAAAACAGCATCATAGCTGCCATGGGCGACAGTGGGGTCATTAAAGGACAGGCCGATGACCCCGCCGGGCTTTAGGTGATCAATGATCAGGCTCAAAGTTTCGGGCGGCGCGGCGCCGAGGGAAACAACGCCCGCAGCGATGATCACCGAATATTGCCCTTCCGTCACACCGGTGATCTCACCAGGGCGCCCTTGCCAAAGGTTGGTGTAGAGCGCTCGCGCCCTGGCTTTTTCAAGCATGGGCGCTGAGATGTCCAATCCATCAATATTTGTAAATCCGGCATTTTGCAGCGCGAGGCCAGACAGACCGGTGCCGCAGCCGAAATCCAAAATACGGTCATTCAGCTGCACATAGGGTTTTAAAGCCGCGGCAATGCGGCGCGGGGTGTCATAGCCGGCTTCGGCCAAATCTTCATCATAATGAGAGGCCCAATCGGCATAGATTTCCAAAGTTTCTTCTACCGGGCGTGGCACCCAGAGAGGGAATTTAGTGGGTAA
This window encodes:
- a CDS encoding Hint domain-containing protein is translated as MPDHTLHAIDGTAPNVLGGGFTWGNTGSFTYDEANTQIETLVFTDSDAQLTITDTSLELLKSLNGIIHNSNARVGGSWTVTGSDGTSFKVWRMLASSQVEGYLLFTQDLTDGVTYSLSNFSLGDPMPYAQIAQQTTPCFTAGTWIDTPAGARRVETLCVGDLVRTRHHGPQTIRWIGRRSVKLAPYFPKDRFRPIEISIGALGQGLPREPLRLSRQHRVLVSSPINQRMFGTQDSLIAAVKLTDLPGIHIDTDCTEVTYIHLLFDQHEVIFANGAPCESLHTGPEALKSISSAARAELFAIFPELMTAPSQHRLAALCPENRQQRQLIARHKKNKKPLLCL
- a CDS encoding iron-sulfur cluster assembly scaffold protein, which codes for MTEQIELIKLYSTRILALAAQMPHVGSLDNPDASAMKRSPLCGSKVTVDVIMQNGKITEFAQNVKACALGQAAASVAAQNIIGRSAEEVVRARDELAAMLKSGGPPPGPPFDGFEVLAPASEYKNRHASILLSLDATAEACASIAAQNSA
- a CDS encoding methyltransferase domain-containing protein encodes the protein MTQDRNLPTKFPLWVPRPVEETLEIYADWASHYDEDLAEAGYDTPRRIAAALKPYVQLNDRILDFGCGTGLSGLALQNAGFTNIDGLDISAPMLEKARARALYTNLWQGRPGEITGVTEGQYSVIIAAGVVSLGAAPPETLSLIIDHLKPGGVIGLSFNDPTVAHGSYDAVLTTEINQGRVELMYRENGLHLREPPMGSDVLILRRL
- the recG gene encoding ATP-dependent DNA helicase RecG, whose translation is MSTRPEILFPLFAELSTLAGVGEKSAKAFSGLKITKPRDVIFTLPHSVVDRRVVQSVQGLAAPQTLSVLVRVVKHIPARVRGKPYRIIVEDAQSTIELIFFHARGDYLELILPLGEERLISGKLEVFDHRAQMVHPDYILTPEAQDELPQFEPVYPLTAGVSGKLMAKAVRSAMDKLPDLPEWIEPSVLRDNGWPDLTTAVREAHAPKGAADVAAHSPARARLAYDEFLAHQLTKAIARAQARVKTGRITAGTGQLQSKVLEQLPYAPTGAQRQAISEIGADMASPRRMNRLLQGDVGAGKTLVGFIALLQAVESGGQGVLMAPTEILARQHLEGLRPLADRAGVRVDMLTGRDKSSARRQKLEDLTSGAIDILVGTHAVFQEQVAFKDLRLSIIDEQHRFGVQQRLALGAKGTKVDVLVMSATPIPRSLELAQYGDMDVSTLYEKPPGRKPITTAAVPLSRLADVISKLKAAIASGRQAYWVCPLVEESETIDLTAAEERFKTLRAALGDGAVGLVHGQLPPSEKDAAMADFVAGKTKVLVATTVIEVGVDVPNATIMVIERAENFGLAQLHQLRGRVGRGEAASTCLLMYQAPLSKSAERRLGIMRDTEDGFRIAEEDLKMRGAGDVIGTAQSGLPRFKVANLEHQSALMATAHQDARMLLQSDPALTSSRGKAARILLWLMEQDQAVHLISVG
- the hisI gene encoding phosphoribosyl-AMP cyclohydrolase, whose amino-acid sequence is MFDPQTLKYDANGLLPVIAQCAETHEVLMLAWMNAEAVTETLRSRSVTYWSRSRQSFWVKGATSGHRQTLVDLRYDCDQDCLLAIVMQEGPACHTNRRSCFYTSVIMGDTRELSQPIV
- the gluQRS gene encoding tRNA glutamyl-Q(34) synthetase GluQRS, coding for MIRTRFAPSPTGPLHLGHAYSAITAHDFARRQGGMFLLRIEDLDQSRARPEWEAQIFDDLAWLGLTWDGPVLRQATRSAAYEAALTALLGRGLIYGCKCSRRDIAQAASAPQEGTPPNWGPDGLVYPGTCRPHIAGHLLAGQARRLDMAAALAGCSKIAFQELSDDLITPIDHINNVDHFIDNIGDAVLARSDGAAAYHLAVVVDDAAQDITHVVRGADLLSATPIHALLQHLLGYAKPIYHHHALIRDSNGKRLAKRDDAKAIAKFRSEGASPDDIRAMVGLPTRSNS